The following coding sequences lie in one Rutidosis leptorrhynchoides isolate AG116_Rl617_1_P2 chromosome 4, CSIRO_AGI_Rlap_v1, whole genome shotgun sequence genomic window:
- the LOC139844842 gene encoding metalloendoproteinase 1-MMP-like: protein MLFLFFVLLLLYPSYCPARTTPSSTTINHHTSTVHPFEKFIGATKGSHFSGLSNLKNYMKHFGYLKLSNSSSNDQFDDQFESSVSRYQRKHGILVTGKLDPETISQMMLPRCGVRDTSPSLNFNAIKHYNYFIGKPRWSRAMPTTLTYAFSPNYIISNLKLSDIKVIFRRAFSRWSPVIPVNFTESKDYGFSDIKIGFYVGDHDDGEPFDGVLGVLAHGFSPESGKLHLDAAETWAVDFESEKSKVAIDLESVATHEIGHVLGLAHSFVKESIMYPSLKPREKKVDLRVDDIEGIQQLYGSNPNYDMEALAQPETSSNHGVGLNVELRSSRWNIAIVMYLIMQVYEF from the coding sequence ATGCTCTTCTTATTCTTTGTTCTATTACTACTCTACCCTTCATATTGTCCGGCGCGAACAACACCGTCAtcaaccaccataaaccaccacacCTCAACCGTTCACCCCTTTGAAAAATTCATAGGCGCAACTAAAGGAAGCCACTTTAGTGGCCTATCAAACCTCAAGAATTACATGAAACATTTCGGATACCTTAAACTCTCCAACTCGAGTTCTAACGATCAATTCGATGACCAGTTTGAGAGTTCAGTAAGTCGATATCAACGAAAACATGGCATCCTTGTCACCGGAAAACTTGACCCCGAAACGATCTCTCAAATGATGCTACCTAGATGTGGCGTGCGTGACACGTCACCATCTTTAAATTTCAATGCAATCAAACATTATAATTACTTCATAGGCAAGCCAAGATGGTCACGTGCCATGCCAACAACTCTCACGTACGCTTTTTCTCCAAACTATATTATTTCAAATCTAAAACTTTCCGATATAAAAGTAATTTTCCGGCGTGCTTTTTCACGGTGGTCACCAGTTATTCCTGTCAACTTCACGGAATCTAAAGATTATGGATTTTCCGACATCAAAATAGGGTTTTACGTCGGTGATCATGATGACGGAGAGCCGTTTGATGGCGTTTTAGGTGTTTTAGCACATGGGTTTTCGCCGGAAAGTGGGAAACTACACCTTGATGCGGCGGAAACATGGGCGGTAGACTTTGAGTCGGAGAAATCAAAGGTGGCGATTGATTTGGAGTCGGTAGCGACTCATGAAATAGGACACGTGTTAGGGTTAGCTCATAGTTTTGTGAAAGAATCTATTATGTATCCTAGTTTGAAACCTAGAGAGAAAAAAGTTGATCTAAGGGTGGATGATATTGAAGGAATTCAACAACTTTATGGATCAAACCCTAATTATGATATGGAAGCTTTAGCTCAGCCCGAAACTTCTTCGAATCACGGTGTTGGTTTAAACGTTGAGCTCCGATCATCGAGATGGAATATCGCGATAGTGATGTATTTGATCATGCAAGTGTATGAATTTTAA